One region of Myxocyprinus asiaticus isolate MX2 ecotype Aquarium Trade chromosome 38, UBuf_Myxa_2, whole genome shotgun sequence genomic DNA includes:
- the LOC127429096 gene encoding UPF0729 protein C18orf32 homolog, with amino-acid sequence MLVSFYCSYVFSSVSEMVCIPCIVIPVLLWVYKRFLEPIIYPIISPFISRFWTKASVQEAGDKDSKHNTAEFNGTANGPKTESDKKAD; translated from the exons ATGTTGGTGAGTTTCTACTGTAGTTATGTCTTCAGTTCTGTCTCAGAGATGGTGTGCATTCCCTGTATCGTGATTCCTGTGCTGCTGTGGGTTTACAAGCGCTTTCTAGAGCCGATTATTTATCCCATCATCTCCCCATTCATCAGCCGATTCTGGACTAAAGCATCAGTGCAGGAGGCCGGAGACAAAGACAGCAAACACAACACT GCTGAATTCAATGGAACAGCAAACGGACCGAAGACAGAGTCTGATAAAAAAGCCGACTGA